The following proteins come from a genomic window of Sesamum indicum cultivar Zhongzhi No. 13 linkage group LG10, S_indicum_v1.0, whole genome shotgun sequence:
- the LOC105171787 gene encoding uncharacterized protein LOC105171787 — translation MAREMVYGTWESSVQKLPKYLGALQKYNPGTIVEWQHKARDTSTGAYVIGYVFWAFKPCIEGFQHCRNLISVDGTHLYTKYKHKMLIAAAMDGNQQVLPLAFAVVDEESLLSWKWFLRQLSRHIIRGICLISDRHAGITRAVRKCPDFVPPNGVHRYCLRHVCSNFNSKYKNIVLKDLCWRAGSEYQIRKFNRTMEEIKKQSLEAFQWLDRIDKEKWTASHDGGWRCGILTTNMSECINGVLKGARRLPLTAIAEMTFQRSVHYFRESHAQKVCAAFMINAASMVKDYYDIMTYKNTYSKSFEPVHSEDYWDVPGFELVHDPTIRISSRPGRNQPTRIHNEMDWAQRRARQQAQQRNSSTQSDVPVPGSQD, via the exons ATGGCACGTGAGATGGTTTATGGCACATGGGAGAGCTCCGTTCAAAAGCTACCCAAATACTTGGGAgctctccaaaaatataatccagGAACGATTGTTGAATGGCAACATAAAGCCCGCGACACATCAACCGGTGCATATGTGATAGGGTACGTATTCTGGGCGTTCAAGCCGTGCATTGAAGGGTTCCAACACTGTCGCAACCTTATCAGTGTAGATGGGACCCATCTATACACAAAGTACAAGCACAAGATGTTGATTGCTGCTGCCATGGATGGAAATCAACAGGTACTTCCTCTTGCTTTTGCTGTTGTCGATGAAGAATCACTTTTATCTTGGAAGTGGTTTCTTAGACAATTGAGCAGACACATTATACGGGGTATCTGCCTTATTTCTGACCGCCATGCTGGTATCACAAGAGCTGTACGTAAATGTCCGGATTTTGTGCCACCTAACGGCGTGCACCGATATTGCTTGCGGCACGTGTGTTCCAATTTCAacagtaaatacaaaaatattgtgttgAAAGATCTTTGTTGGAGAGCTGGCTCTGAATATCagatcagaaaattcaatcgcaCTATGGAGGAGATAAAGAAACAGTCCCTCGAGGCGTTTCAGTGGTTAGATAGGATCGACAAGGAAAAATGGACAGCATCACATGACGGTGGATGGCGATGCGGAATTCTGACGACAAATATGTCGGAATGCATAAATGGAGTATTGAAAGGGGCTCGCCGCCTACCGTTGACAGCAATTGCTGAGATGACGTTTCAGCGAAGTGTCCATTATTTCCGTGAGAG TCACGCTCAAAAGGTATGCGCTGCATTCATGATTAATGCTGCATCAATGGTGAAGGATTATTACGATATAATGACttataagaatacatattcTAAGTCATTTGAACCTGTACATTCCGAAGATTATTGGGATGTACCGGGATTTGAGTTGGTCCACGATCCTACTATTCGCATCTCTTCGCGCCCTGGGCGAAATCAACCAACAcgtattcacaacgagatggattggGCGCAAAGGCGTGCACGACAACAagcacaacaaagaaattcttcAACACAATCGGATGTGCCAGTACCGGGTAGCCAggattaa
- the LOC105171722 gene encoding major allergen Pru ar 1-like produces MGAITYDMEIPSSIPANKMFKALVLDADTLIPKIMPQAIKSVEILEGDGGVGTIKLVHFGEGSQYKSVKHRVDAIDKENLTHSYTIVEGDALAGVLESITYHVKIVPTEDGGCICKNRSIYHTKGDVEINEEKIKEGKEKAGQMFKAIEAYLHANPDA; encoded by the coding sequence ATGGGTGCCATCACTTATGATATGGAGATTCCTTCTTCAATCCCGGCCAACAAGATGTTTAAGGCCCTCGTTCTCGATGCAGACACCCTTATTCCTAAGATCATGCCTCAGGCCATCAAGAGTGTCGAGATCCTGGAGGGAGACGGTGGCGTGGGAACCATCAAGCTCGTCCATTTTGGCGAAGGCAGCCAGTATAAGAGCGTGAAGCACCGTGTCGATGCTATTGACAAGGAAAATTTGACCCACAGCTACACCATTGTGGAGGGTGATGCTCTGGCGGGCGTTCTTGAATCCATTACTTATCATGTCAAGATTGTGCCGACGGAAGATGGAGGATGCATCTGCAAGAACAGGAGCATTTACCACACCAAGGGAGATGTTGAGATTAACGAAGAGAAGATCAAGGAAGGAAAGGAGAAGGCCGGGCAGATGTTCAAGGCCATTGAGGCTTACCTCCATGCCAATCCTGATGCCTAA
- the LOC105171788 gene encoding major allergen Pru ar 1-like: MGAITYDIEIPSSIPATKMFKAVVLDADTLIPKIMPQAIKSVEFLEGDGGVGTVKIIHFGEGSQYKSAKHRVDAIDTENLTHSYTIVEGDALADVLESITYHVKIVPTEDGGCICKNRSIYHTKGDVEITEEKIKEGKEKAMQMFKAIEAYLQANA, translated from the coding sequence ATGGGTGCCATCACTTATGATATTGAGATTCCTTCCTCAATCCCAGCCACCAAGATGTTCAAGGCCGTTGTCCTCGACGCAGACACCCTTATTCCTAAAATCATGCCTCAGGCTATCAAAAGTGTCGAATTCTTGGAAGGAGACGGTGGTGTGGGAACTGTCAAGATCATCCATTTTGGCGAGGGCAGCCAATATAAGAGCGCTAAGCACCGTGTTGATGCTATTGACACGGAGAATTTGACCCACAGCTACACTATCGTTGAGGGTGATGCTCTGGCGGACGTTCTTGAATCCATCACATATCATGTGAAGATTGTGCCGACAGAAGATGGAGGATGCATCTGCAAGAACAGGAGCATTTACCACACCAAGGGCGATGTTGAGATCACTGAAGAGAAGATCAAGGAAGGAAAGGAGAAGGCAATGCAGATGTTCAAGGCCATTGAAGCTTACCTCCAAGCCAATGCCTAA
- the LOC105171724 gene encoding major allergen Pru ar 1-like: MGSITYDIEIPSSIPATKMFKAVVLDADTLIPKIMPQAIKSVEFLEGDGGVGTVKIIHFGEGSQYKSAKHRVDAIDTENLTHSYTIVEGDALVGVLESITYHVKIVPAEDGGCICKNRSIYHTKGDVEINEEKIKEGKEKALAMFKAVEAYLQANPDA, from the coding sequence ATGGGTTCCATTACTTACGATATTGAGATTCCTTCCTCAATCCCAGCCACCAAGATGTTCAAGGCCGTTGTCCTCGACGCAGACACCCTTATTCCTAAAATCATGCCTCAGGCTATCAAAAGTGTCGAATTCTTGGAAGGAGACGGTGGTGTGGGAACTGTCAAGATCATCCATTTTGGAGAGGGCAGCCAGTATAAGAGCGCTAAGCACCGTGTTGATGCTATTGACACGGAGAATTTGACCCACAGCTACACCATCGTTGAGGGTGATGCTCTGGTGGGCGTGCTTGAATCCATCACTTATCATGTCAAGATTGTACCGGCTGAAGATGGAGGATGCATCTGCAAGAACAGGAGCATTTATCACACCAAGGGCGACGTTGAGATCAATGAAGAGAAGATCAAGGAAGGAAAGGAGAAGGCATTGGCAATGTTCAAGGCCGTTGAGGCTTATCTCCAAGCCAATCCTGATGCCTAA
- the LOC105171725 gene encoding major allergen Pru ar 1-like, with protein sequence MGAITYDIEIPSSIPATKMFKAVVLDADTLIPKIMPQAIKNVEILEGDGGVGTIKIIHFGEGSQYKSAKHRVDAIDTENLTHSYTIVEGDALAGVLESITYHVKIVPTEDGGCICKNRSIYHTKGDVEINEEKIKEGKEKAMQMFKAIEGYLQANPDA encoded by the coding sequence ATGGGTGCCATCACTTATGATATTGAGATTCCTTCCTCAATCCCAGCCACCAAGATGTTCAAGGCCGTTGTTCTCGATGCAGACACCCTTATTCCTAAGATCATGCCTCAGGCTATTAAGAACGTCGAAATCTTGGAAGGAGATGGCGGTGTTGGAACCATCAAGATCATCCACTTTGGTGAGGGCAGCCAGTATAAGAGCGCAAAGCACCGTGTTGACGCTATTGACACGGAGAATTTGACCCACAGTTACACCATTGTTGAGGGTGATGCTCTGGCGGGAGTTCTTGAATCCATCACATATCATGTGAAGATTGTGCCGACAGAAGATGGAGGATGCATCTGCAAGAACAGGAGCATTTACCACACCAAGGGCGACGTCGAGATCAATGAAGAGAAAATCAAGGAAGGAAAGGAGAAGGCAATGCAGATGTTCAAGGCCATTGAGGGTTACCTTCAAGCCAATCCTGATGCGTAA
- the LOC105171789 gene encoding major allergen Pru ar 1-like — translation MGAITYDVEIPSSIPAAKMFKAVVLDADTLIPKIMPQAIKSVEFLEGDGGVGTVKIIHFGEGSQYKSAKHRVDAIDTENLTHTYTIVEGDALAGVLESITYHVKIVPTEDGGCICKNRSIYHTKGDVEINEEKIKEGKEKAMQMFKAIEAYLQTNA, via the coding sequence ATGGGTGCCATCACTTACGATGTTGAGATTCCTTCCTCAATCCCGGCCGCCAAGATGTTTAAGGCTGTCGTTCTTGATGCAGACACTCTTATTCCTAAAATCATGCCTCAGGCTATCAAAAGTGTCGAATTCTTGGAAGGAGACGGTGGTGTGGGAACTGTCAAGATCATCCATTTTGGCGAGGGCAGCCAGTATAAGAGTGCTAAGCACCGTGTTGATGCTATTGACACCGAAAATTTGACCCACACCTATACCATTGTCGAGGGTGATGCTCTAGCTGGCGTTCTTGAATCCATCACATATCATGTGAAGATTGTGCCGACAGAAGATGGAGGATGCATCTGCAAGAACAGGAGCATTTACCACACCAAGGGCGACGTTGAGATCAATGAAGAGAAAATCAAGGAAGGAAAGGAGAAGGCAATGCAGATGTTCAAGGCCATTGAAGCTTACCTCCAAACCAATGCCTAA